Proteins from one Hirundo rustica isolate bHirRus1 chromosome 28, bHirRus1.pri.v3, whole genome shotgun sequence genomic window:
- the CKAP2L gene encoding cytoskeleton-associated protein 2-like isoform X3 — MKDENVMEGAQEDGKLGAKSMQHIGHTAQRKPSNTSQRAGGVHPVQPGNNMTLPTSAQTRGGIPPSSCGHLNPERNQKSAQETVTTTAPQVGSDHPPPGAPRSLKEGLQNRLVCHKENLDPQASTSPELIRTFQSDANSLEKKRVLAHKQSSAVMSRPVLGPKDRISNCQAKDKPLLEKFRKTLPEAKNISQNTSIRTQPLQPSQFLPAPANWLHKNPGTNQGKAAIVRQPGTAPGGSLKHHSQPLPVRRFPTKPPTLGKPQGTTNLKSSLSSGVALPRPMVKEGMARKDMKVVPPGHTAASQGIGHPNQSCSIHNSKTHVLDDLRSRRNQLKPELPKASGMQARCIPRIPSAADRKKQLEEWLASKGKKYKRPPMMLLQKQAVKPSCRKVKAKEKQENPEQHCQAKIINILTECLKLIEEGVHTEELTEVLSLVPQAEKFAKFWICQAKLLARNGPFDVLQLYREAVSAGAEPAEELRETVLNILKNAGQKLEGEKEEEPIPWEAVTPCPGERQPTALTSGLVGRPVTSLPLSVKLQVTSASREREFLEGPEFKFLTPVRRSLRIERARSHYPEMLKDHDPVVSSLSEILDAEEDTCFFFRKNTALPEVTELEGLSSYPFKSF; from the exons ATGAAGGATGAGAATGTGATGGAGGGTGCTCAAGAGGATGGCAAGCTTGGAGCCAAATCCATGCAACACATTGGCCACACTGCTCAGAGGAAGCCTTCAAATACATcccagagagcaggaggggTGCATCCAGTGCAGCCAGGGAACAACATGACACTTCCTACTTCTGCACAGACTAGAGGCGGGATCCCGCCTTCAAGCTGTGGTCACCTAAATCCGGAAAGGAACCAGAAGTCTGCACAGGAGACTGTCACTACAACAGCACCTCAGGTGGGAAGTGACCATCCTCCTCCTGGGGCACCTCGCTCCCTGAAGGAGGGGCTGCAGAACAGGCTGGTCTGCCACAAGGAAAACCTTGACCCACAAGCCTCTACATCCCCGGAACTGATCAGAACTTTCCAATCTGATGCAAACAGTCTCGAGAAGAAGAGAGTGTTGGCTCACAAGCAAAGCTCAGCTGTAATGTCAAGGCCTGTTCTGGGTCCAAAAGACAGAATTAGTAACTGCCAGGCTAAAGACAAGCCACTTCTGGAAAAATTCAGGAAAACCCTGCCAGAAGCAAAGAACATATCTCAAAATACAAGTATCAGAACTCAGCCACTGCAGCCCTCTCagttccttcctgctcctgctaaTTGGCTACATAAAAACCCAGGGACAAACCAGGGAAAAGCTGCTATAGTGAGGCAACCTGGCACAGCTCCGGGGGGGAGTCTTAAGCACCACAGCCAGCCTCTCCCAGTGAGAAGATTTCCCACCAAGCCTCCCACCTTGGGCAAGCCCCAGGGGACCACAAACCTGAAATCCAGCCTGAGCTCTGGTGTTGCTTTGCCAAGGCCCATGGTTAAAGAGGGGATGGCCAGGAAGGACATGAAGGTGGTGCCTCCTGGACACACAGCAGCATCCCAAGGGATAGGTCACCCAAACCAGTCTTGCAGCATACACAATTCCAAAACTCATGTACTTGATGATTTGAGAAGTAGGAGAAATCAGCTTAAACCAGAGCTGCCGAAGGCAAGTGGCATGCAGGCTAGGTGCATTCCAAGGATCCCATCAGCTGCAGATCGTAA GAAACAGCTGGAGGAATGGTTGGCATCCAAAGGCAAGAAATACAAGCGGCCGCCAATGATGCTGCTTCAGAAGCAGGCAGTGAAGCCATCCTGCAGAAAGGTCAAAGCAAAAGAGAAGCAAGAGAAtccagagcagcactgccaagcaAAGATCATCAACATATTAACTGAGTGCTTGAAGCTCATTGAGGAG GGTGTCCATACAGAGGAGCTCACGGAAGTGCTGTCCCTTGTGCCCCAGGCAGAGAAATTTGCCAAATTCTGGATCTGCCAAGCAAAGCTGCTGGCCCGGAATGGCCCCTTTGATGTGTTGCAGCTGTACAGAGAAGCAGtcagtgctggggctgag ccagccGAGGAGCTCAGGGAAACTGTTCTCAATATTTTGAAGAATGCAGGCCAAAAATTGGAAG gagaaaaggaggaggaaccCATTCCTTGGGAGGCTGTGACGCCTTGTCCAGGTGAGAGGCAGCCCACAGCATTGACTTCAGGCCTGGTGGGGAGGCCTGTgacttcccttcctctctcagTCAAGTTACAGGTTACATCTGCATCCAG AGAAAGGGAATTCCTGGAAGGCCCAGAATTTAAATTTCTGACACCTGTGCGGCGCTCACTACGTATTGAGAGGGCTAGGAGTCACTACCCAGAGATGCTGAAGGACCATGACCCCGTGGTGTCATCCCTCAGTGAAATCCTGGATGCTGAGGAGGACACTTGCTTCTTCTTCCggaaaaacacagctttgcCAGAAGTGACAGAACTGGAGGGTTTGAGTTCATATCCCTTCAAGAGCTTCTGA
- the LOC120763991 gene encoding cytosolic purine 5'-nucleotidase-like isoform X2, translating to MGSEGQRGPAAARGPGQGDPRALRRDCQHRIFVNRSLALEKIKCFGFDMDYTLAMYKSPDYEELAFALLLEHLVAIGYPPEILAYKYDPTFPTRGLVFDALYGNLLKVDSHGNLLVCAHGFRFLKGAEILHYYPNKFIQRDDMKRFHILNTLFNLTEAHLYACLVDFFTNCSRYVNCDTGYKHGNLFMSFRSMFQDVREAMDHVHLSGCLKEKTLENLEKYVVKDPRVPLLLSRMKEVGKVFLATNSDYSYTDAIMSYLFDFSKEDKADVPQRPWRSYFDLIVVDTRKPLFFAEGTVLRQVDTDTGKLRIGTYTGPLQHCAVYSGGSSDVVCDLLGVKGKDILYMGDHIFGDILKSKKRQGWRTFLVVPELARELQVWTEKSELFEELRSLDVFLADLYQHLDSGSNERPDISSIKRQIQLMRYADLYAASFINFLYYPFSYLFRAPPVLMAHESTVEHSRLDSGDAVTALPPWLAQHGDPGQQVPQDSSGEEENDGEA from the exons ATGGGCAGCGaggggcagcggggcccggcggcggcCCGGGGCCCTGGGCAGGGCGACCCGCGGGCCCTGCGGAGGGACTGCCAGCACCG GATCTTCGTCAACCGGAGCCTGGCGCTGGAGAAGATCAAGTGCTTTGGCTTTGACATGGACTACACCTTGGCCA TGTATAAGTCCCCTGACTACGAGGAGCTGGCCTTTGCCCTGTTGCTGGAGCACCTTGTTGCCATTGGGTACCCTCCTGAGATCCTTGCCTACAAATATGACCCCACCTTCCCCACCCG GGGGCTGGTGTTTGATGCCCTGTACGGGAACCTGCTGAAGGTGGATTCCCATGGGAACCTGCTGGTCTGTGCCCATGGCTTTCGCTTCCTCAAGGG AGCCGAAATCCTCCACTATTATCCCAACAAGTTCATCCAGCGGGATGACATGAAGCGCTTCCACATCCTCAACACCCTCTTCAACCTCACAG AGGCCCACCTCTATGCCTGTCTTGTGGACTTTTTCACCAACTGCTCCAGATATGTCAA CTGTGACACTGGTTACAAGCATGGGAACCTCTTCATGTCCTTCCGCAGCATGTTCCAGGATGTGCGCGAGGCCATGGACCATGTCCACCTCTCT GGCTGTCTCAAGGAAAAGACACTAGAGAACCTGGAGAAATATGTGGTGAAGGAT CCCCGtgtgccactgctgctgagCCGCATGAAGGAGGTGGGGAAGGTCTTCCTGGCCACTAATAGTGACTACAGCTACACTGAC GCCATCATGTCCTACCTGTTTGACTTCAGCAAAGAGGACAAG GCTGACGTCCCACAGCGGCCCTGGAGGTCCTATTTCGACCTGATTGTGGTGGACACCCGCAAGCCCCTCTTCTTTGCTGAGGGCACTGTCCTGCGCCAAGTCGACACG GACACGGGGAAGCTGCGCATTGGGACATACACTGGCCCTCTCCAGCACTGTGCTGTCTACTCCGGTG GCTCCTCAGATGTGGTGTGTGACCTCCTGGGTGTGAAGGGCAAAGACATCCTCTACATGGGGGACCACATCTTTGGGGACATCCTCAAATCCAAGAAGCGGCAGGGCTGGCGCACCTTTCTGGTGGTTCCTGAGCTGGCCCGTGAGCTGCAGGTCTGGACGGAGAAGAGCg AGCTGTTTGAGGAGCTGCGGAGCCTGGATGTCTTCCTGGCCGATCTATACCA GCACTTGGACAGTGGCAGTAATGAGCGCCCAGACATCAGCTCCATCAAGCGTCAGATCCAG CTGATGCGCTATGCAGACCTCTACGCTGCCTCCTTCATCAACTTCCTCTATTATCCCTTCAGCTACCTCTTCCGGGCACCCCCTGTCCTG ATGGCCCATGAGTCAACGGTGGAGCACTCTCGCCTGGACTCAGGGGATGCAGTCACTGCGCTTCCTCCATGGCTGGCCCAGCATGGAGATCCTGGCCAGCAG GTCCCCCAGGACTCaagtggggaggaggaaaatgatGGAGAAGCCTGA
- the CKAP2L gene encoding cytoskeleton-associated protein 2-like isoform X1 gives MERPGAAGSGRPFLKDWTNHLNLPLEPVSKLKHVDRSMKDENVMEGAQEDGKLGAKSMQHIGHTAQRKPSNTSQRAGGVHPVQPGNNMTLPTSAQTRGGIPPSSCGHLNPERNQKSAQETVTTTAPQVGSDHPPPGAPRSLKEGLQNRLVCHKENLDPQASTSPELIRTFQSDANSLEKKRVLAHKQSSAVMSRPVLGPKDRISNCQAKDKPLLEKFRKTLPEAKNISQNTSIRTQPLQPSQFLPAPANWLHKNPGTNQGKAAIVRQPGTAPGGSLKHHSQPLPVRRFPTKPPTLGKPQGTTNLKSSLSSGVALPRPMVKEGMARKDMKVVPPGHTAASQGIGHPNQSCSIHNSKTHVLDDLRSRRNQLKPELPKASGMQARCIPRIPSAADRKKQLEEWLASKGKKYKRPPMMLLQKQAVKPSCRKVKAKEKQENPEQHCQAKIINILTECLKLIEEGVHTEELTEVLSLVPQAEKFAKFWICQAKLLARNGPFDVLQLYREAVSAGAEPAEELRETVLNILKNAGQKLEGEKEEEPIPWEAVTPCPGERQPTALTSGLVGRPVTSLPLSVKLQVTSASREREFLEGPEFKFLTPVRRSLRIERARSHYPEMLKDHDPVVSSLSEILDAEEDTCFFFRKNTALPEVTELEGLSSYPFKSF, from the exons ATGGAGcggccgggagcggccgggagTGGCCG ACCTTTTTTAAAGGACTGGACTAATCATCTGAATCTACCCTTAGAACCAGTTTCTAAACTCAAGCAC GTTGACAGGAGTATGAAGGATGAGAATGTGATGGAGGGTGCTCAAGAGGATGGCAAGCTTGGAGCCAAATCCATGCAACACATTGGCCACACTGCTCAGAGGAAGCCTTCAAATACATcccagagagcaggaggggTGCATCCAGTGCAGCCAGGGAACAACATGACACTTCCTACTTCTGCACAGACTAGAGGCGGGATCCCGCCTTCAAGCTGTGGTCACCTAAATCCGGAAAGGAACCAGAAGTCTGCACAGGAGACTGTCACTACAACAGCACCTCAGGTGGGAAGTGACCATCCTCCTCCTGGGGCACCTCGCTCCCTGAAGGAGGGGCTGCAGAACAGGCTGGTCTGCCACAAGGAAAACCTTGACCCACAAGCCTCTACATCCCCGGAACTGATCAGAACTTTCCAATCTGATGCAAACAGTCTCGAGAAGAAGAGAGTGTTGGCTCACAAGCAAAGCTCAGCTGTAATGTCAAGGCCTGTTCTGGGTCCAAAAGACAGAATTAGTAACTGCCAGGCTAAAGACAAGCCACTTCTGGAAAAATTCAGGAAAACCCTGCCAGAAGCAAAGAACATATCTCAAAATACAAGTATCAGAACTCAGCCACTGCAGCCCTCTCagttccttcctgctcctgctaaTTGGCTACATAAAAACCCAGGGACAAACCAGGGAAAAGCTGCTATAGTGAGGCAACCTGGCACAGCTCCGGGGGGGAGTCTTAAGCACCACAGCCAGCCTCTCCCAGTGAGAAGATTTCCCACCAAGCCTCCCACCTTGGGCAAGCCCCAGGGGACCACAAACCTGAAATCCAGCCTGAGCTCTGGTGTTGCTTTGCCAAGGCCCATGGTTAAAGAGGGGATGGCCAGGAAGGACATGAAGGTGGTGCCTCCTGGACACACAGCAGCATCCCAAGGGATAGGTCACCCAAACCAGTCTTGCAGCATACACAATTCCAAAACTCATGTACTTGATGATTTGAGAAGTAGGAGAAATCAGCTTAAACCAGAGCTGCCGAAGGCAAGTGGCATGCAGGCTAGGTGCATTCCAAGGATCCCATCAGCTGCAGATCGTAA GAAACAGCTGGAGGAATGGTTGGCATCCAAAGGCAAGAAATACAAGCGGCCGCCAATGATGCTGCTTCAGAAGCAGGCAGTGAAGCCATCCTGCAGAAAGGTCAAAGCAAAAGAGAAGCAAGAGAAtccagagcagcactgccaagcaAAGATCATCAACATATTAACTGAGTGCTTGAAGCTCATTGAGGAG GGTGTCCATACAGAGGAGCTCACGGAAGTGCTGTCCCTTGTGCCCCAGGCAGAGAAATTTGCCAAATTCTGGATCTGCCAAGCAAAGCTGCTGGCCCGGAATGGCCCCTTTGATGTGTTGCAGCTGTACAGAGAAGCAGtcagtgctggggctgag ccagccGAGGAGCTCAGGGAAACTGTTCTCAATATTTTGAAGAATGCAGGCCAAAAATTGGAAG gagaaaaggaggaggaaccCATTCCTTGGGAGGCTGTGACGCCTTGTCCAGGTGAGAGGCAGCCCACAGCATTGACTTCAGGCCTGGTGGGGAGGCCTGTgacttcccttcctctctcagTCAAGTTACAGGTTACATCTGCATCCAG AGAAAGGGAATTCCTGGAAGGCCCAGAATTTAAATTTCTGACACCTGTGCGGCGCTCACTACGTATTGAGAGGGCTAGGAGTCACTACCCAGAGATGCTGAAGGACCATGACCCCGTGGTGTCATCCCTCAGTGAAATCCTGGATGCTGAGGAGGACACTTGCTTCTTCTTCCggaaaaacacagctttgcCAGAAGTGACAGAACTGGAGGGTTTGAGTTCATATCCCTTCAAGAGCTTCTGA
- the LOC120763991 gene encoding cytosolic purine 5'-nucleotidase-like isoform X1 — MGSEGQRGPAAARGPGQGDPRALRRDCQHRIFVNRSLALEKIKCFGFDMDYTLAMYKSPDYEELAFALLLEHLVAIGYPPEILAYKYDPTFPTRGLVFDALYGNLLKVDSHGNLLVCAHGFRFLKGAEILHYYPNKFIQRDDMKRFHILNTLFNLTEAHLYACLVDFFTNCSRYVNCDTGYKHGNLFMSFRSMFQDVREAMDHVHLSGCLKEKTLENLEKYVVKDPRVPLLLSRMKEVGKVFLATNSDYSYTDAIMSYLFDFSKEDKADVPQRPWRSYFDLIVVDTRKPLFFAEGTVLRQVDTDTGKLRIGTYTGPLQHCAVYSGGSSDVVCDLLGVKGKDILYMGDHIFGDILKSKKRQGWRTFLVVPELARELQVWTEKSELFEELRSLDVFLADLYQHLDSGSNERPDISSIKRQIQKVTHEMDMCYGKMGSLFRCGSRQTLFANQLMRYADLYAASFINFLYYPFSYLFRAPPVLMAHESTVEHSRLDSGDAVTALPPWLAQHGDPGQQVPQDSSGEEENDGEA; from the exons ATGGGCAGCGaggggcagcggggcccggcggcggcCCGGGGCCCTGGGCAGGGCGACCCGCGGGCCCTGCGGAGGGACTGCCAGCACCG GATCTTCGTCAACCGGAGCCTGGCGCTGGAGAAGATCAAGTGCTTTGGCTTTGACATGGACTACACCTTGGCCA TGTATAAGTCCCCTGACTACGAGGAGCTGGCCTTTGCCCTGTTGCTGGAGCACCTTGTTGCCATTGGGTACCCTCCTGAGATCCTTGCCTACAAATATGACCCCACCTTCCCCACCCG GGGGCTGGTGTTTGATGCCCTGTACGGGAACCTGCTGAAGGTGGATTCCCATGGGAACCTGCTGGTCTGTGCCCATGGCTTTCGCTTCCTCAAGGG AGCCGAAATCCTCCACTATTATCCCAACAAGTTCATCCAGCGGGATGACATGAAGCGCTTCCACATCCTCAACACCCTCTTCAACCTCACAG AGGCCCACCTCTATGCCTGTCTTGTGGACTTTTTCACCAACTGCTCCAGATATGTCAA CTGTGACACTGGTTACAAGCATGGGAACCTCTTCATGTCCTTCCGCAGCATGTTCCAGGATGTGCGCGAGGCCATGGACCATGTCCACCTCTCT GGCTGTCTCAAGGAAAAGACACTAGAGAACCTGGAGAAATATGTGGTGAAGGAT CCCCGtgtgccactgctgctgagCCGCATGAAGGAGGTGGGGAAGGTCTTCCTGGCCACTAATAGTGACTACAGCTACACTGAC GCCATCATGTCCTACCTGTTTGACTTCAGCAAAGAGGACAAG GCTGACGTCCCACAGCGGCCCTGGAGGTCCTATTTCGACCTGATTGTGGTGGACACCCGCAAGCCCCTCTTCTTTGCTGAGGGCACTGTCCTGCGCCAAGTCGACACG GACACGGGGAAGCTGCGCATTGGGACATACACTGGCCCTCTCCAGCACTGTGCTGTCTACTCCGGTG GCTCCTCAGATGTGGTGTGTGACCTCCTGGGTGTGAAGGGCAAAGACATCCTCTACATGGGGGACCACATCTTTGGGGACATCCTCAAATCCAAGAAGCGGCAGGGCTGGCGCACCTTTCTGGTGGTTCCTGAGCTGGCCCGTGAGCTGCAGGTCTGGACGGAGAAGAGCg AGCTGTTTGAGGAGCTGCGGAGCCTGGATGTCTTCCTGGCCGATCTATACCA GCACTTGGACAGTGGCAGTAATGAGCGCCCAGACATCAGCTCCATCAAGCGTCAGATCCAG AAAGTCACACATGAGATGGACATGTGCTATGGGAAGATGGGCAGCCTCTTCCGCTGTGGCTCACGTCAGACACTCTTTGCCAACCAGCTGATGCGCTATGCAGACCTCTACGCTGCCTCCTTCATCAACTTCCTCTATTATCCCTTCAGCTACCTCTTCCGGGCACCCCCTGTCCTG ATGGCCCATGAGTCAACGGTGGAGCACTCTCGCCTGGACTCAGGGGATGCAGTCACTGCGCTTCCTCCATGGCTGGCCCAGCATGGAGATCCTGGCCAGCAG GTCCCCCAGGACTCaagtggggaggaggaaaatgatGGAGAAGCCTGA
- the LOC120763991 gene encoding cytosolic purine 5'-nucleotidase-like isoform X3 codes for MGSEGQRGPAAARGPGQGDPRALRRDCQHRIFVNRSLALEKIKCFGFDMDYTLAMYKSPDYEELAFALLLEHLVAIGYPPEILAYKYDPTFPTRGLVFDALYGNLLKVDSHGNLLVCAHGFRFLKGAEILHYYPNKFIQRDDMKRFHILNTLFNLTEAHLYACLVDFFTNCSRYVNCDTGYKHGNLFMSFRSMFQDVREAMDHVHLSGCLKEKTLENLEKYVVKDPRVPLLLSRMKEVGKVFLATNSDYSYTDAIMSYLFDFSKEDKADVPQRPWRSYFDLIVVDTRKPLFFAEGTVLRQVDTDTGKLRIGTYTGPLQHCAVYSGGSSDVVCDLLGVKGKDILYMGDHIFGDILKSKKRQGWRTFLVVPELARELQVWTEKSELFEELRSLDVFLADLYQHLDSGSNERPDISSIKRQIQGINLPTRFC; via the exons ATGGGCAGCGaggggcagcggggcccggcggcggcCCGGGGCCCTGGGCAGGGCGACCCGCGGGCCCTGCGGAGGGACTGCCAGCACCG GATCTTCGTCAACCGGAGCCTGGCGCTGGAGAAGATCAAGTGCTTTGGCTTTGACATGGACTACACCTTGGCCA TGTATAAGTCCCCTGACTACGAGGAGCTGGCCTTTGCCCTGTTGCTGGAGCACCTTGTTGCCATTGGGTACCCTCCTGAGATCCTTGCCTACAAATATGACCCCACCTTCCCCACCCG GGGGCTGGTGTTTGATGCCCTGTACGGGAACCTGCTGAAGGTGGATTCCCATGGGAACCTGCTGGTCTGTGCCCATGGCTTTCGCTTCCTCAAGGG AGCCGAAATCCTCCACTATTATCCCAACAAGTTCATCCAGCGGGATGACATGAAGCGCTTCCACATCCTCAACACCCTCTTCAACCTCACAG AGGCCCACCTCTATGCCTGTCTTGTGGACTTTTTCACCAACTGCTCCAGATATGTCAA CTGTGACACTGGTTACAAGCATGGGAACCTCTTCATGTCCTTCCGCAGCATGTTCCAGGATGTGCGCGAGGCCATGGACCATGTCCACCTCTCT GGCTGTCTCAAGGAAAAGACACTAGAGAACCTGGAGAAATATGTGGTGAAGGAT CCCCGtgtgccactgctgctgagCCGCATGAAGGAGGTGGGGAAGGTCTTCCTGGCCACTAATAGTGACTACAGCTACACTGAC GCCATCATGTCCTACCTGTTTGACTTCAGCAAAGAGGACAAG GCTGACGTCCCACAGCGGCCCTGGAGGTCCTATTTCGACCTGATTGTGGTGGACACCCGCAAGCCCCTCTTCTTTGCTGAGGGCACTGTCCTGCGCCAAGTCGACACG GACACGGGGAAGCTGCGCATTGGGACATACACTGGCCCTCTCCAGCACTGTGCTGTCTACTCCGGTG GCTCCTCAGATGTGGTGTGTGACCTCCTGGGTGTGAAGGGCAAAGACATCCTCTACATGGGGGACCACATCTTTGGGGACATCCTCAAATCCAAGAAGCGGCAGGGCTGGCGCACCTTTCTGGTGGTTCCTGAGCTGGCCCGTGAGCTGCAGGTCTGGACGGAGAAGAGCg AGCTGTTTGAGGAGCTGCGGAGCCTGGATGTCTTCCTGGCCGATCTATACCA GCACTTGGACAGTGGCAGTAATGAGCGCCCAGACATCAGCTCCATCAAGCGTCAGATCCAG GGCATCAACCTTCCAACAAGGTTTTGCTGA
- the CKAP2L gene encoding cytoskeleton-associated protein 2-like isoform X2, translating to MRVDRSMKDENVMEGAQEDGKLGAKSMQHIGHTAQRKPSNTSQRAGGVHPVQPGNNMTLPTSAQTRGGIPPSSCGHLNPERNQKSAQETVTTTAPQVGSDHPPPGAPRSLKEGLQNRLVCHKENLDPQASTSPELIRTFQSDANSLEKKRVLAHKQSSAVMSRPVLGPKDRISNCQAKDKPLLEKFRKTLPEAKNISQNTSIRTQPLQPSQFLPAPANWLHKNPGTNQGKAAIVRQPGTAPGGSLKHHSQPLPVRRFPTKPPTLGKPQGTTNLKSSLSSGVALPRPMVKEGMARKDMKVVPPGHTAASQGIGHPNQSCSIHNSKTHVLDDLRSRRNQLKPELPKASGMQARCIPRIPSAADRKKQLEEWLASKGKKYKRPPMMLLQKQAVKPSCRKVKAKEKQENPEQHCQAKIINILTECLKLIEEGVHTEELTEVLSLVPQAEKFAKFWICQAKLLARNGPFDVLQLYREAVSAGAEPAEELRETVLNILKNAGQKLEGEKEEEPIPWEAVTPCPGERQPTALTSGLVGRPVTSLPLSVKLQVTSASREREFLEGPEFKFLTPVRRSLRIERARSHYPEMLKDHDPVVSSLSEILDAEEDTCFFFRKNTALPEVTELEGLSSYPFKSF from the exons ATGCGG GTTGACAGGAGTATGAAGGATGAGAATGTGATGGAGGGTGCTCAAGAGGATGGCAAGCTTGGAGCCAAATCCATGCAACACATTGGCCACACTGCTCAGAGGAAGCCTTCAAATACATcccagagagcaggaggggTGCATCCAGTGCAGCCAGGGAACAACATGACACTTCCTACTTCTGCACAGACTAGAGGCGGGATCCCGCCTTCAAGCTGTGGTCACCTAAATCCGGAAAGGAACCAGAAGTCTGCACAGGAGACTGTCACTACAACAGCACCTCAGGTGGGAAGTGACCATCCTCCTCCTGGGGCACCTCGCTCCCTGAAGGAGGGGCTGCAGAACAGGCTGGTCTGCCACAAGGAAAACCTTGACCCACAAGCCTCTACATCCCCGGAACTGATCAGAACTTTCCAATCTGATGCAAACAGTCTCGAGAAGAAGAGAGTGTTGGCTCACAAGCAAAGCTCAGCTGTAATGTCAAGGCCTGTTCTGGGTCCAAAAGACAGAATTAGTAACTGCCAGGCTAAAGACAAGCCACTTCTGGAAAAATTCAGGAAAACCCTGCCAGAAGCAAAGAACATATCTCAAAATACAAGTATCAGAACTCAGCCACTGCAGCCCTCTCagttccttcctgctcctgctaaTTGGCTACATAAAAACCCAGGGACAAACCAGGGAAAAGCTGCTATAGTGAGGCAACCTGGCACAGCTCCGGGGGGGAGTCTTAAGCACCACAGCCAGCCTCTCCCAGTGAGAAGATTTCCCACCAAGCCTCCCACCTTGGGCAAGCCCCAGGGGACCACAAACCTGAAATCCAGCCTGAGCTCTGGTGTTGCTTTGCCAAGGCCCATGGTTAAAGAGGGGATGGCCAGGAAGGACATGAAGGTGGTGCCTCCTGGACACACAGCAGCATCCCAAGGGATAGGTCACCCAAACCAGTCTTGCAGCATACACAATTCCAAAACTCATGTACTTGATGATTTGAGAAGTAGGAGAAATCAGCTTAAACCAGAGCTGCCGAAGGCAAGTGGCATGCAGGCTAGGTGCATTCCAAGGATCCCATCAGCTGCAGATCGTAA GAAACAGCTGGAGGAATGGTTGGCATCCAAAGGCAAGAAATACAAGCGGCCGCCAATGATGCTGCTTCAGAAGCAGGCAGTGAAGCCATCCTGCAGAAAGGTCAAAGCAAAAGAGAAGCAAGAGAAtccagagcagcactgccaagcaAAGATCATCAACATATTAACTGAGTGCTTGAAGCTCATTGAGGAG GGTGTCCATACAGAGGAGCTCACGGAAGTGCTGTCCCTTGTGCCCCAGGCAGAGAAATTTGCCAAATTCTGGATCTGCCAAGCAAAGCTGCTGGCCCGGAATGGCCCCTTTGATGTGTTGCAGCTGTACAGAGAAGCAGtcagtgctggggctgag ccagccGAGGAGCTCAGGGAAACTGTTCTCAATATTTTGAAGAATGCAGGCCAAAAATTGGAAG gagaaaaggaggaggaaccCATTCCTTGGGAGGCTGTGACGCCTTGTCCAGGTGAGAGGCAGCCCACAGCATTGACTTCAGGCCTGGTGGGGAGGCCTGTgacttcccttcctctctcagTCAAGTTACAGGTTACATCTGCATCCAG AGAAAGGGAATTCCTGGAAGGCCCAGAATTTAAATTTCTGACACCTGTGCGGCGCTCACTACGTATTGAGAGGGCTAGGAGTCACTACCCAGAGATGCTGAAGGACCATGACCCCGTGGTGTCATCCCTCAGTGAAATCCTGGATGCTGAGGAGGACACTTGCTTCTTCTTCCggaaaaacacagctttgcCAGAAGTGACAGAACTGGAGGGTTTGAGTTCATATCCCTTCAAGAGCTTCTGA